In Ptychodera flava strain L36383 unplaced genomic scaffold, AS_Pfla_20210202 Scaffold_31__1_contigs__length_3010019_pilon, whole genome shotgun sequence, the following are encoded in one genomic region:
- the LOC139127339 gene encoding uncharacterized protein, whose protein sequence is MAPPGIWTRCLFRLPELSYGEVETFVKREAKTPRRTLQRAHKFFFEEYIHKYEVQVFDNGVKIRAKCYRSLKKNESPHSILVTLSGTSPCAISHWQCSCAAGMGLCNHVVAILLQTAQFKARKLKYVPPPVSKTSYPQKWHIPSRRFGISARPIHKVVVKKSEHAESRKNSQKRTVGAVSSKLYNPIRNYPDYDGLVALHHSFSYSDLLISKALLPNYDNIDKVDTQFGPVPVGSVLSYQHPISPADTILKIENAPEFPLLPLENYIIPSQYSFVFSEKELEYYNGIAINREDSIIIEQSTRKQSECHEWFQFRQPRLTASQFKNICSRKGNFETLAHRLKNAKLIQTPAMKYGLDHENDAVNAYVNERNVNVYKCGLIINPSCPHLGATPDERVYDPDEDPPFGLIEQKCPVAESVHNCQYLKMNNGALKLKTSHQYYYQIMGQMGISGLSWCDFVVWTPNGMRIERIRSNLQEFAEMKMKLDKFYFENYLPLFLTKN, encoded by the exons ACACTCCAAAGGGCTCATAAATTCTTTTTTGAAgaatatatccacaaatacgaAG TTCAAGTATTTGATAATGGTGTGAAGATTCGCGCCAAATGCTATAGGTCACTGAAGAAAAATGAAAGTCCTCATTCTATTTTG GTGACTCTGTCTGGTACATCACCATGTGCCATATCTCATTGGCAGTGTTCTTGTGCAGCTGGTATGGGCCTGTGCAATCATGTGGTCGCAATTTTGCTACAAACTGCACAGTTCAAGGCCAGGAAATTGAAGTACGTTCCACCACCAGTGTCCAAGACTTCTTATCCTCAGAAATGGCATATTCCATCACGCCGTTTTGGGATATCAGCAAGGCCAATCCACAAAGTTGTAGTGAAGAAGTCAGAACACGCAGAGTCAAGGAAAAATAGTCAGAAGAGAACTGTTGGTGCTGTGTCTAGTAAACTGTACAATCCCATCAGGAATTATCCAGATTATGACGGACTTGTAGCCCTGCATCATTCTTTTTCTTATTCCGATTTATTGATTTCTAAAGCTCTCCTCCCCAACTATGATAACATTGATAAAGTAGATACTCAATTTGGCCCTGTCCCTGTTGGAAGTGTTTTATCTTATCAGCATCCTATTTCCCCAGCAGATACTAtactaaaaattgaaaatgcacCCGAGTTCCCCCTGTTACCCCTTGAAAATTATATAATCCCTTCCCAGTATTCATTTGTGTTTTCTGAAAAAGAATTAGAATATTACAATGGAATAGCCATCAACAGAGAAGATAGTATAATTATTGAACAGAGCACCAGAAAACAAAGTGAATGTCATGAGTGGTTCCAATTTAGACAACCAAGACTGACTGCATCccaatttaaaaatatttgttcgAGAAAGggtaattttgaaactttggcCCACCGTTTGAAGAATGCCAAACTAATCCAAACACCAGCAATGAAATATGGTTTAGATCATGAGAACGATGCAGTCAATGCATATGTGAACgagagaaatgttaatgttTACAAATGTGGCCTAATAATAAATCCCAGCTGCCCTCATCTTGGTGCGACACCTGATGAAAGAGTCTATGACCCTGATGAAGATCCGCCATTTGGCCTTATTGAACAGAAATGCCCTGTGGCTGAATCGGTTCACAATTGTCAATATCTCAAAATGAATAATGGGGCCCTGAAGTTAAAAACTAGCCACCAATACTACTATCAAATTATGGGTCAAATGGGCATCAGCGGTCTCTCATGGTGTGACTTTGTTGTGTGGACTCCAAATGGCATGCGTATTGAAAGAATCAGATCCAATCTACAGGAGTTCGCAGAGATGAAAATGAaacttgataaattttactTTGAGAATTATCTTcctttatttttgacaaaaaattaa